The following coding sequences lie in one Pseudomonas sp. B33.4 genomic window:
- the hscA gene encoding Fe-S protein assembly chaperone HscA: MALLQIAEPGQSPQPHQRRLAVGIDLGTTNSLVAALRSGLSEPLADASGQVILPSAVRYHADRVEVGESAKLAAASDPLNTVLSVKRLMGRGLSDVKQLGEQLPYRFVGGESHMPFIDTVQGPKSPVEVSADILKVLRQRAEATLGGELVGAVITVPAYFDDAQRQATKDAAKLAGLNVLRLLNEPTAAAVAYGLDQHAEGLVAIYDLGGGTFDISILRLTGGVFEVLATGGDSALGGDDFDHAIAGWIIESAGLSADLDPGAQRNLLQTACAAKEALTDAASVEVAYGDWKAPLTREAFDALIEPMVACSLKACRRAVRDSGIELEDVHAVVMVGGSTRVPRVREAVAEAFGRQPLTEIDPDQVVAIGAAIQADTLAGNKRDGGELLLLDVIPLSLGLETMGGLMEKVIPRNTTIPVARAQDFTTYKDGQSAMAIHVLQGERELISDCRSLARFELRSIPAMVAGAAKIRVTFQVDADGLLSVSARELGSGVEASIQVKPSYGLTDGEIAKMLKDSFQHANDDKVARVLREQQVDAQRLIEAVQGALEADGERLLDAEERMVIDLQLQELAELMKGTDGYAIEQQTKRLSQVTDAFAARRMDLTVKAALSGRNLNEIEDI, from the coding sequence ATGGCCCTACTGCAGATCGCCGAACCCGGCCAAAGTCCTCAACCGCACCAGCGTCGTCTGGCTGTGGGGATTGACTTGGGCACTACCAATTCGCTGGTCGCTGCGTTGCGCAGTGGTCTTTCCGAGCCGCTGGCTGACGCAAGCGGGCAGGTCATCCTGCCGTCCGCTGTGCGTTACCACGCCGATCGCGTCGAAGTCGGCGAGTCGGCCAAACTGGCTGCCGCCTCCGATCCCTTGAACACCGTGCTGTCGGTCAAGCGCTTGATGGGTCGTGGTCTGTCCGACGTCAAGCAATTGGGCGAACAACTGCCATACCGCTTTGTCGGTGGCGAGTCGCACATGCCGTTCATCGACACCGTGCAGGGCCCGAAAAGCCCGGTCGAAGTCTCCGCCGATATCCTCAAGGTCCTGCGTCAGCGCGCTGAAGCGACGTTGGGTGGCGAACTGGTTGGCGCGGTGATCACCGTTCCTGCTTACTTCGACGATGCTCAGCGCCAGGCCACCAAGGATGCGGCGAAACTCGCCGGTCTCAACGTGCTGCGTCTGCTCAACGAGCCAACCGCAGCCGCTGTGGCCTACGGTCTGGATCAACACGCTGAAGGCCTGGTCGCAATTTATGATCTCGGCGGCGGCACCTTCGATATTTCGATTCTGCGTCTGACTGGCGGTGTTTTCGAAGTTCTGGCCACTGGCGGCGACAGTGCGCTGGGCGGCGATGACTTCGATCACGCGATTGCCGGCTGGATCATCGAAAGCGCGGGCCTGTCTGCCGATCTCGATCCGGGCGCACAACGCAATCTGCTGCAAACCGCTTGTGCGGCCAAAGAAGCCCTGACCGATGCGGCCAGCGTTGAAGTGGCTTACGGCGACTGGAAAGCACCGCTGACCCGTGAAGCCTTCGATGCGCTGATCGAGCCAATGGTCGCGTGCAGCCTGAAAGCCTGCCGTCGCGCCGTTCGCGATTCCGGCATTGAGCTGGAAGACGTGCACGCCGTGGTCATGGTCGGCGGCTCGACGCGCGTGCCGCGTGTTCGCGAAGCCGTTGCCGAAGCCTTTGGTCGTCAGCCTTTGACTGAAATCGATCCGGATCAAGTGGTGGCCATCGGTGCCGCGATCCAGGCCGATACCCTGGCTGGCAACAAGCGTGATGGCGGCGAACTGCTGCTGCTCGACGTGATTCCGCTGTCCCTGGGGCTGGAAACCATGGGTGGCCTGATGGAAAAGGTGATTCCGCGCAACACCACCATCCCCGTCGCACGCGCACAAGATTTCACCACGTATAAAGACGGTCAGTCGGCCATGGCGATCCACGTCCTGCAGGGTGAGCGCGAGCTGATCAGTGACTGCCGCTCGCTGGCGCGCTTCGAATTGCGTAGCATTCCAGCGATGGTGGCCGGCGCAGCGAAAATTCGCGTGACCTTCCAGGTCGATGCCGACGGTCTGCTCAGCGTGTCTGCCCGTGAGTTGGGTTCGGGCGTTGAGGCGAGCATCCAGGTCAAACCGTCCTACGGTCTGACCGACGGCGAAATCGCCAAGATGCTCAAGGATTCGTTCCAGCACGCCAATGACGACAAGGTCGCCCGCGTTCTGCGCGAGCAGCAAGTCGATGCCCAGCGCCTGATCGAAGCGGTGCAGGGGGCTCTGGAGGCTGATGGCGAGCGTTTGCTCGACGCCGAAGAGCGCATGGTCATCGACCTGCAACTGCAGGAACTGGCCGAACTGATGAAAGGTACCGATGGTTACGCCATCGAGCAGCAGACCAAGCGTCTGTCGCAAGTGACCGATGCTTTTGCTGCCCGCCGCATGGATCTGACGGTGAAAGCCGCTCTGTCGGGGCGCAATCTGAATGAAATCGAGGATATCTGA
- the hscB gene encoding co-chaperone HscB translates to MGIPCHFALFELQPGFRLDLEQLAARYRELARGVHPDRFADASEREQRSALEQSARLNDAYQTLKSPAQRARYLLTISGHEVPMEVTVHDPEFLLQQMQWREELEDLQDSADLDGVAVFKRRLKVAQEELNESFAACWDDAAQREQAERLMRRMQFLDKLTYEVRQLEERLDD, encoded by the coding sequence GTGGGTATTCCTTGTCATTTCGCTTTATTCGAGCTGCAACCGGGTTTCCGTCTGGATCTCGAGCAGTTGGCCGCGCGCTATCGTGAGTTGGCGCGCGGCGTTCATCCTGACCGCTTTGCCGATGCTTCCGAGCGTGAGCAGCGCTCGGCACTCGAGCAGTCTGCTCGGCTCAACGACGCCTATCAGACGCTCAAGAGTCCGGCCCAGCGCGCACGCTACCTGCTGACCATCAGCGGGCATGAAGTGCCGATGGAGGTCACGGTCCATGATCCCGAGTTTCTTCTGCAGCAGATGCAATGGCGCGAAGAGCTCGAAGACCTCCAGGACAGTGCCGACCTCGACGGTGTCGCGGTGTTCAAGCGGCGCTTGAAAGTGGCTCAGGAAGAACTCAATGAAAGCTTCGCAGCCTGTTGGGATGATGCAGCGCAACGTGAGCAGGCCGAACGCCTGATGCGGCGCATGCAGTTCCTCGACAAGCTCACCTACGAAGTGCGCCAGTTAGAAGAGCGCCTCGACGATTAA
- the iscA gene encoding iron-sulfur cluster assembly protein IscA has product MAISMTEAAARHVRRSLDGRGKGEGIRLGVRTTGCSGLAYVLEFVDEVVAEDQVFESHGEKVIIDPKSLAYLDGTELDFVKEGLNEGFKFNNPNVRGECGCGESFNI; this is encoded by the coding sequence ATGGCTATCAGCATGACAGAAGCGGCTGCTCGACACGTGCGGCGCTCCCTCGACGGGCGCGGCAAAGGTGAAGGGATTCGTCTGGGTGTTCGCACCACAGGCTGTTCCGGCCTTGCCTACGTGCTGGAGTTTGTCGACGAGGTGGTTGCAGAGGATCAGGTGTTCGAGAGTCACGGCGAAAAAGTGATTATCGACCCGAAAAGCCTCGCCTACCTGGACGGCACCGAGCTCGATTTCGTCAAGGAAGGGTTGAACGAAGGCTTCAAGTTCAACAACCCCAACGTACGCGGTGAGTGTGGCTGCGGCGAAAGCTTCAACATCTGA
- the iscU gene encoding Fe-S cluster assembly scaffold IscU: MAYSEKVIDHYENPRNVGKMNAEDPDVGTGMVGAPACGDVMRLQIKVNDAGIIEDAKFKTYGCGSAIASSSLATEWMKGKTLDEAETIKNTQLAEELALPPVKIHCSVLAEDAIKAAVRDYKQKKGLI, encoded by the coding sequence ATGGCTTACAGCGAAAAGGTCATCGACCACTACGAAAACCCGCGCAACGTCGGCAAGATGAACGCGGAAGATCCTGATGTCGGCACCGGCATGGTCGGCGCTCCGGCGTGCGGCGACGTGATGCGTCTGCAAATCAAGGTCAACGACGCTGGCATCATCGAAGATGCCAAGTTCAAGACCTACGGCTGCGGTTCGGCTATCGCTTCCAGCTCCCTCGCCACCGAGTGGATGAAGGGCAAGACTCTGGACGAAGCAGAAACCATCAAGAACACTCAGCTGGCCGAAGAACTGGCCCTGCCGCCAGTGAAGATTCACTGCTCGGTACTGGCTGAAGACGCTATCAAAGCGGCTGTTCGCGATTACAAGCAGAAGAAAGGCTTGATCTGA
- a CDS encoding IscS subfamily cysteine desulfurase yields MKLPIYLDYSATTPVDPRVAQKMSECLLVDGNFGNPASRSHVFGWKAEESVENARRQVADLVNADPREIVWTSGATESDNLAIKGAAHFYASKGKHLITSKIEHKAVLDTMRQLEREGFEVTYLEPTEDGLITPAMIEAALREDTILVSVMHVNNEIGTVNDIAAIGEMLRAKGILFHVDAAQSTGKVEIDLQKLKVDMMSFSAHKTYGPKGIGALYVSRKPRVRIEATMHGGGHERGMRSGTLATHQIVGMGEAFRVAKEDMAAENVRIKALSDRFYKQVEHLEELYVNGSLTARVPHNLNLSFNYVEGESLIMALKDLAVSSGSACTSASLEPSYVLRALGRNDELAHSSIRFTFGRFTTEEEIDYAAQKVCEAVTKLRALSPLWDMYKDGVDISKIEWAAH; encoded by the coding sequence ATGAAATTGCCGATTTACCTTGATTACTCTGCGACCACCCCGGTTGATCCGCGTGTTGCGCAAAAAATGAGTGAATGCCTGCTTGTCGACGGAAACTTCGGTAACCCGGCGTCCCGTTCTCACGTATTCGGCTGGAAGGCTGAAGAGTCCGTCGAAAACGCCCGTCGTCAGGTGGCCGATCTGGTCAACGCCGACCCGCGCGAAATCGTCTGGACCTCGGGCGCTACCGAGTCCGACAACCTGGCTATCAAGGGTGCGGCACATTTCTACGCCTCCAAGGGCAAGCACCTGATCACCTCCAAGATTGAGCACAAGGCTGTCCTCGACACCATGCGCCAACTGGAGCGTGAAGGTTTCGAAGTGACCTACCTCGAGCCGACCGAAGACGGTCTGATCACTCCGGCGATGATTGAAGCTGCACTGCGTGAAGACACCATTCTGGTCTCCGTGATGCACGTGAACAACGAAATCGGCACCGTCAACGACATCGCTGCGATCGGCGAAATGCTCCGCGCCAAGGGCATTCTGTTCCACGTCGACGCCGCTCAGTCCACTGGCAAGGTCGAGATCGACCTGCAGAAGCTGAAAGTCGACATGATGTCGTTCTCCGCCCACAAAACCTACGGCCCTAAAGGCATCGGTGCGCTGTACGTCAGCCGCAAGCCGCGTGTGCGCATCGAAGCGACCATGCACGGCGGCGGTCACGAGCGTGGCATGCGTTCCGGTACGCTGGCGACCCACCAGATCGTCGGCATGGGCGAAGCGTTCCGTGTGGCCAAAGAAGACATGGCTGCCGAAAACGTCCGTATCAAAGCCTTGAGCGACCGCTTCTACAAGCAGGTCGAGCATTTGGAAGAACTGTACGTCAACGGCAGCCTGACCGCCCGCGTTCCGCACAACCTGAACCTGAGCTTCAACTACGTTGAAGGCGAGTCGCTGATCATGGCGCTCAAGGATCTGGCGGTATCGTCCGGTTCGGCCTGCACCTCGGCGTCGCTTGAGCCTTCGTACGTACTGCGCGCTCTGGGCCGCAACGACGAACTGGCACACAGCTCGATCCGCTTCACCTTCGGCCGTTTCACCACCGAAGAAGAAATCGACTACGCCGCGCAGAAAGTCTGCGAGGCCGTTACCAAGCTGCGCGCTCTGTCGCCGCTGTGGGACATGTACAAAGACGGCGTCGATATCTCGAAAATCGAGTGGGCGGCACACTAA
- the iscR gene encoding Fe-S cluster assembly transcriptional regulator IscR: protein MRLTTKGRYAVTAMLDLALHAQHGPVSLADISERQGISLSYLEQLFAKLRRSNLVSSVRGPGGGYQLSRDMQGIQVAQVIDAVNESVDATKCQGQGDCHSGDTCLTHHLWCDLSLQIHEFLSGISLADLVTRREVQEVAQRQDQRRCNSKAPRLDKIEASAVE from the coding sequence ATGCGACTGACTACAAAAGGCCGATACGCCGTGACCGCCATGCTTGACCTGGCGTTGCACGCGCAGCACGGGCCGGTGTCCCTGGCCGATATCTCCGAGCGCCAAGGCATCTCCCTGTCCTACCTCGAACAGCTGTTCGCCAAGCTGCGCCGCAGCAACCTGGTTTCCAGCGTTCGCGGTCCGGGTGGTGGCTACCAGTTGTCCCGCGACATGCAGGGCATCCAGGTCGCCCAGGTGATCGATGCGGTAAACGAATCGGTTGATGCCACCAAGTGCCAGGGCCAAGGCGATTGCCATTCCGGCGACACCTGCCTGACCCACCATCTGTGGTGCGATTTGAGCCTGCAGATTCACGAATTTCTAAGTGGTATCAGCTTGGCTGATCTTGTGACTCGCCGTGAGGTGCAAGAAGTAGCCCAGCGTCAGGACCAGCGCCGTTGCAACAGCAAGGCGCCACGCCTGGACAAGATTGAAGCGTCCGCCGTCGAATGA
- the cysE gene encoding serine O-acetyltransferase, protein MFERLREDIQSVFHRDPAARNAFEVLTCYPGMHAIWIHRLAGMLWRNELKWLARLVSNFGRWLTGIEIHPGAKVGRRFFIDHGMGIVIGETAEIGDDVTIYQGVTLGGTSWNKGKRHPTLGDGVVVGAGAKVLGPFTVGAGAKVGSNAVVTKEVPPGATVVGIPGRIIVKSDEEQDAKRKAMAEKIGFDAYGVSEDMPDPVARAIGQLLDHLQAVDGRLEGMCGALKDLGSNYCAKDLPELREEDFACVKGKDESKAS, encoded by the coding sequence ATGTTTGAGCGTTTGCGTGAAGATATCCAGAGCGTGTTCCATCGAGACCCGGCGGCGCGTAACGCTTTTGAAGTCCTGACCTGCTACCCCGGCATGCATGCGATCTGGATTCATCGATTGGCCGGCATGCTGTGGCGCAACGAACTGAAATGGCTGGCGCGGCTGGTGTCGAACTTCGGTCGCTGGTTGACCGGGATCGAGATTCATCCGGGGGCCAAGGTCGGTCGTCGCTTCTTTATCGACCATGGCATGGGCATCGTTATTGGTGAAACGGCTGAGATTGGCGATGACGTGACCATTTATCAGGGCGTGACCCTGGGTGGCACAAGCTGGAACAAAGGCAAGCGCCACCCGACGCTGGGCGATGGCGTGGTTGTCGGGGCGGGCGCCAAGGTGCTCGGCCCGTTCACGGTCGGCGCCGGTGCCAAAGTCGGTTCCAATGCCGTGGTGACCAAGGAAGTACCGCCGGGCGCCACTGTTGTCGGTATTCCCGGGCGCATCATCGTCAAATCCGACGAAGAGCAGGACGCCAAGCGCAAGGCCATGGCCGAGAAGATCGGTTTCGATGCCTACGGCGTCAGCGAAGACATGCCTGACCCGGTGGCGCGCGCCATCGGTCAGTTGCTCGATCACCTGCAAGCGGTGGACGGGCGTCTGGAGGGGATGTGCGGTGCGCTGAAGGATCTTGGCAGCAATTACTGTGCGAAAGATCTGCCTGAACTGCGTGAAGAAGACTTCGCCTGCGTCAAAGGCAAAGACGAGTCCAAAGCCAGCTAA
- the trmJ gene encoding tRNA (cytosine(32)/uridine(32)-2'-O)-methyltransferase TrmJ produces MLQNIRVVLVNTSHPGNIGGAARAMKNMGLSRLVLVEPRLFPHHEADARASGAGDILENAQVVATLEDALVGCNLVLGTSARDRRIPWPLLDPRECGTKVVEEAGQGAEIALVFGREDSGLTNDELQRCHFHVHIPSDPEFSSLNLGAAVQVLSYEVRMAWLAAQGQPSKIEKEEVASVKSAELATMDELERFYEHLEQTLVAIEFLDPEKPRHLMARLRRLYGRSSVSRAEMNILRGILTETQKAARGELLKRKD; encoded by the coding sequence TTGCTGCAGAACATTCGTGTTGTCCTGGTCAATACCAGCCACCCCGGCAATATCGGCGGGGCCGCGCGCGCCATGAAAAACATGGGTCTGTCGCGACTGGTGCTGGTCGAACCGCGCCTGTTTCCGCATCACGAGGCCGATGCTCGCGCCTCTGGTGCCGGTGACATCCTTGAAAACGCGCAAGTCGTCGCCACCCTGGAAGACGCCTTGGTCGGCTGCAATCTGGTGCTCGGCACCAGCGCCCGCGATCGCCGCATTCCGTGGCCACTGCTGGATCCGCGCGAGTGCGGCACCAAAGTGGTTGAGGAAGCCGGGCAGGGCGCCGAAATTGCTTTGGTGTTCGGTCGTGAAGATTCCGGCCTGACCAATGACGAACTGCAGCGATGTCACTTTCACGTGCACATCCCCTCCGACCCGGAGTTCAGCTCGCTGAACCTCGGCGCGGCGGTGCAGGTGTTGAGCTACGAAGTGCGCATGGCCTGGCTGGCCGCTCAAGGTCAGCCGAGCAAGATCGAGAAAGAGGAAGTGGCTTCGGTGAAAAGCGCCGAGCTGGCGACCATGGATGAACTGGAACGCTTTTATGAGCATCTGGAGCAGACGCTGGTCGCCATCGAATTCCTCGATCCGGAAAAACCGCGACACTTGATGGCGCGCCTGCGCCGGTTGTACGGACGCAGCTCGGTCAGCCGGGCGGAAATGAATATTTTGCGTGGCATCCTCACGGAAACCCAAAAAGCGGCCCGTGGTGAGCTTCTTAAGCGGAAGGACTAA
- the suhB gene encoding inositol-phosphate phosphatase: protein MQPMLNIALRAARSASELIFRSIERLDTIKVDEKDAKDYVSEVDRAAEQKIIDALRKAYPNHSIQGEETGLHAGTGIEGEEYLWIIDPLDGTTNFLRGIPHFAVSIACKYRGRLEHAVVLDPVRQEEFTASRGRGAQLNGRRLRVSGRTSLDGALLGTGFPFRDDQMDNLENYLGMFRALVGQTAGIRRAGSASLDLAYVAAGRFDAFWESGLSEWDMAAGALLIQEAGGLVSDFTGGHDFLEKGHIVAGNTKCFKAVLTAIQPHLPASLKR, encoded by the coding sequence ATGCAGCCCATGCTGAATATCGCGCTGCGCGCCGCCCGCAGCGCCAGTGAACTGATCTTCCGCTCCATCGAGCGCCTGGATACCATCAAGGTCGACGAAAAAGACGCCAAGGATTATGTATCCGAGGTGGATCGCGCCGCTGAACAGAAAATCATCGATGCCCTGCGCAAGGCTTACCCGAATCACTCGATCCAGGGTGAAGAGACTGGCCTGCACGCCGGCACCGGCATCGAAGGCGAAGAGTACCTGTGGATCATCGATCCGCTGGACGGCACCACCAACTTCCTGCGTGGCATTCCGCACTTCGCTGTCAGCATCGCCTGCAAATACCGCGGTCGCCTGGAACACGCAGTGGTTCTGGACCCGGTTCGCCAGGAAGAATTCACCGCCAGCCGTGGTCGCGGCGCCCAACTGAACGGTCGTCGTCTGCGCGTCAGCGGTCGCACCAGCCTCGACGGCGCTCTGCTCGGCACTGGCTTCCCGTTCCGTGACGATCAAATGGACAACCTGGAAAACTACCTGGGCATGTTCCGCGCCCTGGTTGGCCAGACTGCCGGCATCCGCCGCGCCGGTTCGGCTAGCCTGGACCTGGCTTATGTAGCTGCCGGTCGTTTCGACGCGTTCTGGGAATCGGGTCTGTCCGAGTGGGACATGGCTGCAGGCGCCCTGCTGATTCAAGAAGCTGGCGGCTTGGTGAGCGACTTCACCGGCGGTCACGATTTCCTTGAAAAAGGCCACATCGTTGCCGGCAACACCAAATGCTTCAAGGCAGTACTGACGGCGATCCAGCCGCACCTGCCGGCTTCGCTGAAGCGCTAA
- a CDS encoding glycine zipper 2TM domain-containing protein, translating to MNKSLLVGAVLGAVGVTAGGAVATYSLVKSGPEYAQVLAVEPVKTQIKTPREVCKDVTVTRQAPVKDQHQIAGTVVGALAGGLLGNQIGGGTGKKIATVAGAVGGGYAGNKVQEGMQERDTYTTTQTRCNTVNDISDKVVGYDVRYSLDGKEGKVRMDRDPGNQIPVDKEGKLILSQNEPAQ from the coding sequence GTGAACAAGTCGTTGCTGGTTGGTGCGGTATTGGGTGCTGTCGGTGTGACTGCCGGGGGTGCTGTTGCCACCTACAGCCTGGTTAAAAGCGGCCCTGAGTATGCGCAAGTATTGGCCGTTGAACCGGTTAAAACACAGATCAAGACTCCACGTGAAGTGTGCAAGGACGTGACAGTGACTCGTCAGGCACCGGTAAAAGATCAACACCAGATTGCCGGTACCGTCGTCGGTGCGCTGGCAGGTGGTTTGCTGGGTAATCAGATTGGCGGCGGCACCGGCAAGAAGATTGCCACGGTAGCCGGTGCGGTCGGTGGCGGTTATGCGGGGAACAAGGTGCAGGAAGGCATGCAAGAGCGTGACACCTACACCACCACGCAAACCCGCTGCAACACGGTCAATGACATCAGCGACAAAGTCGTCGGTTACGACGTGCGTTACTCGCTCGATGGCAAGGAAGGCAAAGTGCGGATGGATCGCGATCCGGGCAACCAGATTCCGGTCGACAAGGAAGGCAAGCTGATTCTGTCGCAGAATGAGCCGGCTCAGTAA
- the secF gene encoding protein translocase subunit SecF — protein sequence MLRTINFMGVRNFAFGVTVFLTLLAMFSVATKGMNWGLDFTGGTLIELTYERPADVTKVREQLATSGYHEAIVQSFGATTDLLVRMPGEDPQLGHQVAEALLKVGGDNPATVKRVEFVGPQVGEELRDQGGLGMLLALGGILIYLAFRFQWKFAVGAIVSLIHDVIVTIGILSYFQITFDLTVLAAVLAIIGYSLNDTIVVFDRVRENFRVLRKATLIENINISTTQTLLRTMATSISTLLAIAALLFFGGDNLFGFSIALFIGVLAGTYSSIYIANVVLIWLNLTTEDLIPPANTEKEVDDRP from the coding sequence ATGTTACGTACAATCAACTTCATGGGCGTTCGCAACTTCGCGTTCGGCGTCACAGTGTTTCTCACGTTGCTGGCTATGTTCAGTGTCGCTACCAAGGGCATGAACTGGGGCCTGGACTTCACCGGCGGTACGCTCATCGAGCTGACCTACGAGCGTCCGGCCGACGTTACCAAGGTGCGTGAGCAGCTGGCGACGTCGGGTTACCACGAAGCCATCGTGCAGAGCTTCGGTGCGACTACCGATCTGCTGGTGCGGATGCCGGGTGAAGACCCGCAGCTGGGTCATCAGGTCGCGGAAGCGCTGCTGAAGGTCGGCGGCGACAACCCGGCGACGGTCAAGCGTGTCGAGTTCGTCGGCCCGCAGGTCGGTGAAGAGCTGCGCGACCAGGGCGGCCTCGGCATGCTGCTGGCGCTCGGCGGTATCCTGATCTACCTGGCTTTCCGCTTTCAGTGGAAGTTCGCGGTCGGCGCCATTGTTTCGCTGATTCACGACGTGATCGTAACCATCGGTATCCTGTCGTACTTCCAGATCACTTTCGATCTGACCGTGCTGGCGGCGGTGCTGGCGATCATCGGTTACTCGCTGAACGACACCATCGTGGTATTCGACCGGGTTCGTGAGAACTTCCGTGTGCTGCGCAAGGCAACGCTGATCGAGAACATCAACATCTCGACCACGCAGACTTTGCTGCGCACCATGGCGACGTCGATCTCGACTTTGCTGGCGATCGCGGCACTGCTGTTCTTCGGCGGTGACAACCTGTTCGGCTTCTCGATCGCGCTGTTTATCGGCGTTCTGGCGGGTACCTACTCGTCGATCTACATCGCTAACGTGGTGCTGATCTGGCTGAACCTGACTACCGAGGATCTGATTCCTCCGGCCAACACCGAGAAGGAAGTCGACGACCGTCCATAA
- the secD gene encoding protein translocase subunit SecD codes for MLNKYPLWKYILILAVLAVGLIYSAPNLYPDDPAIQVSGASTALQVNQADLDRVSTALKESGINVKAATLAANGKGGLIRLSKAEDQLPAKDVVRKALGDDYVVALNLAQTTPQWLRNLGAHPMKLGLDLSGGVHFLLEVDMDKALDARLKVYEGDVKSLLRKEKLRYRSLPQLGGAIQLGFSDEDSREQARALIRKNFNDFDIVPADLNGQPVLRLAMTPAKLAEIREYSIKQNLTTVRNRVNELGVAEPIVQRQGANRIVVELPGVQDTAEAKRILGKTANLEFRLAAEPGASKATSETFEFREGNRPPAQIERGLIITGDQVTDAKAGFGEHGTPEVNIRLDGHGGELMSRATRSNVGRSMAVIFIEQRPVTTYTKQVVDGVEKDVAVQTFKEEKKIISLATIQSPLGAQFRITGLNGQGESSELALLLRAGGLAAPMYFAEERTIGPSLGADNITKGIDASLWGMLFVSLFIIAIYRFFGIIATVALAVNMVLLLALMSLLGATLTLPGIAGIVLTMGMAVDANVLIFSRIREEIAAGMTVQRAINEGFGRAFTAILDANLTTLLVGGILFAMGTGPVKGFAVTMSLGIFTSMFTAIMVTRAMVNLIFGGRDFKKLWI; via the coding sequence ATGCTGAACAAATATCCTCTGTGGAAATACATTCTGATCCTGGCGGTGCTGGCGGTCGGTCTGATTTATTCCGCTCCCAATCTTTATCCTGATGACCCGGCCATTCAGGTCAGCGGTGCAAGCACTGCGCTGCAAGTCAATCAGGCTGACCTGGACCGTGTGAGCACTGCGCTCAAGGAATCCGGGATCAACGTCAAGGCAGCCACGCTGGCGGCAAACGGCAAGGGCGGTCTGATCCGTCTGAGCAAGGCTGAAGACCAGCTGCCGGCCAAAGACGTTGTGCGCAAGGCGTTGGGTGATGACTACGTCGTCGCGCTGAACCTGGCACAGACCACCCCGCAATGGCTGCGCAATCTGGGCGCGCACCCGATGAAGCTGGGTCTGGACTTGTCCGGTGGTGTGCACTTCCTGCTGGAAGTGGACATGGACAAAGCCCTCGATGCACGCCTGAAAGTCTACGAAGGCGACGTCAAGAGCCTGCTGCGTAAAGAAAAGCTGCGCTATCGCAGTCTGCCGCAACTGGGCGGTGCCATTCAGTTGGGCTTCAGCGATGAAGATTCCCGCGAACAGGCCCGTGCACTGATCCGCAAGAACTTCAACGATTTCGACATTGTTCCGGCCGACCTCAACGGTCAACCGGTGCTGCGTCTGGCGATGACCCCGGCCAAGCTGGCGGAAATCCGTGAATACTCCATCAAGCAGAACTTGACCACGGTACGTAACCGCGTCAACGAGCTGGGTGTTGCCGAACCGATCGTGCAGCGTCAGGGCGCCAACCGCATCGTGGTTGAGCTGCCGGGCGTGCAGGACACTGCCGAAGCCAAGCGTATTCTCGGCAAGACGGCCAACCTTGAGTTCCGTCTGGCTGCAGAGCCCGGTGCTTCGAAAGCCACTTCGGAAACCTTTGAGTTCCGTGAGGGCAATCGTCCGCCAGCACAGATCGAGCGTGGTCTGATCATCACCGGTGACCAGGTCACCGACGCCAAGGCCGGTTTCGGCGAGCACGGCACACCTGAAGTGAACATCCGTCTGGATGGTCACGGTGGTGAACTGATGAGCCGCGCTACTCGTTCGAACGTCGGTCGCAGCATGGCGGTGATCTTCATCGAGCAGCGTCCGGTCACCACTTACACCAAGCAAGTGGTCGATGGCGTCGAGAAAGACGTTGCGGTGCAAACGTTCAAGGAAGAGAAGAAGATCATCAGCCTGGCGACCATTCAGTCGCCGCTGGGTGCTCAGTTCCGCATCACTGGCCTGAACGGTCAGGGCGAATCGTCCGAACTGGCGCTGCTGCTGCGTGCCGGTGGTCTGGCCGCACCGATGTACTTCGCTGAAGAACGCACCATCGGCCCGAGCCTGGGTGCTGACAACATCACCAAAGGTATCGATGCGTCGCTGTGGGGCATGTTGTTCGTGTCGCTGTTCATCATCGCCATCTACCGCTTCTTCGGCATCATCGCCACTGTCGCACTGGCGGTGAACATGGTGCTGCTGCTGGCCCTGATGTCGCTGCTGGGTGCAACGCTGACCCTGCCGGGTATCGCCGGTATCGTGTTGACCATGGGTATGGCGGTCGACGCCAACGTGCTGATCTTCTCGCGGATCCGTGAAGAGATCGCCGCCGGCATGACCGTGCAGCGTGCAATCAACGAAGGCTTCGGCCGGGCATTCACCGCGATTCTCGACGCCAACCTGACTACCTTGTTGGTCGGCGGGATTCTCTTTGCCATGGGCACCGGCCCGGTCAAAGGTTTCGCAGTGACCATGTCCCTCGGGATCTTTACCTCGATGTTCACGGCCATCATGGTGACCCGCGCAATGGTCAACCTGATCTTCGGCGGACGTGACTTCAAGAAGTTGTGGATTTAA